A section of the Malania oleifera isolate guangnan ecotype guangnan chromosome 2, ASM2987363v1, whole genome shotgun sequence genome encodes:
- the LOC131147689 gene encoding leucine-rich repeat protein 1, which translates to MAAPSLFWSWFAPVTLTLTLIISVVSVVRANSEGDALYTLRRSLSDPDNVLQSWDPNLVNPCTWFHITCNQDNRVTRVDLGNSKLSGYLVPELGKLEHLQYLELYKNNIQGGIPTELGNLKSLISLDLYNNNISGIIPPSLGKLKSLVFLRLNDNRLSGQIPRELVGLKSLKVVDVSNNNLCGTIPTTGPFEHIPLNNFENNPRLEGPELLGLATYETNCS; encoded by the exons ATGGCAGCGCCGAGCTTGTTCTGGAGCTGGTTTGCTCCAGttaccctaaccctaaccctcaTCATCTCCGTAGTTTCAGTGGTTCGGGCGAACTCCGAAGGGGATGCTCTGTACACTTTGCGCCGAAGCTTGTCAGATCCCGATAACGTGCTTCAGAGCTGGGATCCGAACCTCGTCAATCCCTGTACTTGGTTCCACATCACCTGCAACCAGGATAATCGCGTTACTCGCGT GGACTTGGGTAATTCAAAACTTTCTGGTTATTTGGTACCTGAACTTGGGAAGCTTGAACATCTGCAATATCt GGAGCTTTACAAAAACAACATTCAAGGAGGTATACCAACTGAACTTGGGAATCTGAAGAGCCTGATCAGTTTGGATTTGTATAACAACAACATCTCTGGAATTATTCCTCCTTCACTGGGGAAATTGAAGTCTCTGGTTTTCTT ACGGCTCAATGACAACCGTTTAAGTGGACAAATCCCAAGGGAACTTGTTGGTCTTAAAAGCCTTAAAGTAGT GGATGTCTCAAACAACAATCTGTGCGGAACAATTCCAACCACTGGGCCATTCGAGCACATCCCATTGAACAA TTTTGAAAATAATCCTCGACTAGAAGGTCCAGAGTTGCTGGGCCTTGCAACTTATGAGACGAACTGCTCATGA